The window GAGAAGGATAAAAATGAAGTGAATGATTATGGTAAACATTATAactataatataaataatcaaaatgatCAAAATGATCACAATGATCACAATGATCACAATTACGAATAcgataatgataataaaaatagataccataatttaaataataagggaaattttattaaaggCAATACTACTACTAATAATAGTGATGTATTAAGTCAATTGTCAATATTAAGAAATATTCCTTTTAATAATACTATTGAAGAggaagaaaatgataaaacGAGCAAAAGTGAGAAAACAGCTATGATATtaaatgatttaaaaaaatgtcttaataaaaatgaatcGAATATAAATGCAAATACTGACAATACGTTAAGTGGTATATCAAATGAAGGtgaagaatatatatatgaaaatcATATGATGAAAAATCACTATGTAGATAAATCACATAAAAAtcacaataataataatgataataataattataataataataatagtaataataattttcatatgtatcaagaaaaaaatgacaATATCGTAAAATACACAAGTGgtatgtataattatatgaaaaatgataataaatcaaTAGAAGAATCCTCCATATCTAATGGAAGCAGTGTAGAAGATacaaatgaatataaaacGAAAAAAGTAGAAGAATGTACCTATAATGATATGTTATTTCCAAAATCTAAAATTGAAGAATCCTTAAGAGTATTAAATACATTACAAGTAGATATAGAAAGAGTTTGTTGTTAcataaaacattttataGAACCACCTGAACCCTTATTTGAAGTTATGGTAAATGTCTTTTTAGATAAAAAAGTTAGCATAAATTCCAAAATGgctatattttatgtatataatcatttaattcaagaattaagaaataatttaaaaaacGATTTGATAAAATTTAATTCGATAGCAGATAAAGgattacatatatttgtaattcCTGTATTGAGACATATATTAGAAGAACGAGGTTATGAAgaaatgataaataaattttttagGTGTATAGGTATTTGGAATGATCGAAATGTATATAGTAAAATTGTATGTGATCAATTAAAATCTTTACAAAAAAAtccaaataaaaaaatggacTTTTCTATGAAACATCCTAGATATCAAGCACATAGTTTATTATCTAATGAGTTATCAAAATTTTTACcaataaattttatattaaaaatgcCGAGTACAAATAATGAACACAAAAAAGCTTTAcaacataaaatattaagtgccttatttaataatatatcaaaagAAACCTTAAAAGAATTTCAAACTGACGATATAGAAGAAGCATCCAAACTTTCCGATAAAGTTATGAGAATGTTTGGACAAGAATTAGTATTAATTAATTCACAAATACTTGAATTATCTTCATTGATAACAGACAATAATAATCACTTGGTAAAGATACAAAATGCCTTGGAAAAgttaaatgaataaatccacttttttatgttatacaatataaattaaattttttttattatacgtgatttaatatatattatttatttattcatatgtgatttaatttgatatatatatatatatatatatatatatatatatatatatatatatatatatttttaatattattttcccATTTTAGCTAGCTGccttattttatattattataccaggcacatataataatacatttatgtataataaatgtgttggaatttatttatattattgttttagtttcatttattattattttttttaagttgatatataaatatatatatatatatatatatatatatatatataatatgtcTGTAATTTgaaaattaattttttcttataatttttttttttttttttttttttttttttttttttttgaaaagctaattaataatttattttttaattaatttagACGTTTAAGAATTCAGcatatatgaaatattcattatgcaattaacaaaaaaagaagaaataaataatataaaatagaataaaataaaataaaacaaagtaaaacaaaataatatttacaaaataaaaaaaaaacaaaataaaaaaataataaataataaaataatgaaatattataatgtaCTATAAATTTTTGAAGTCTATGTAATATCTGGGTTGACAAGAtcaagaaaataataaaaattagTTATAGGTCCTTTTTCTTCGATAGTTTCGTCCTTATATTGTTTAGTTCCATTTTCTTCTCCATTCTctgtaaaaaaaaaaaggtgtaaattaaataaataaataaatatatatatatatatatatatatatatatatatatatatatatatatatatatatgtttatgtatatgtgtgtacattattataataataatattttatgtattagtatatttctttatgtttttccttttttatgCTTACGATGAGACAAGTTGGATGTTCAAAGAATGAGCCAAAGATCTTTTCCATAATTCTCTCGTATAATCATCAAAGAGGatcattttaatttttttttctgtaaTTTCCTCCTTATTTTTGATTTTAAATTGTATTTCAATAATActttcattattatttacaaatttaattttactTAAACAttcattatcatatttatgaatatgCTTAAGAAACAATTTGTTTGCATTTGAATACCTTTCTCTTTCATCGTATATTTCacttttattaataatttcaCTTTCTCTTTGTTGACTTTCTATACTATTTGTTGACATTTGTGTTGATAATATTTGTTGATTCGTATATTCAGTATTATTACAAGAATAGTTATATTTAATAGTATTTCTGATTGCACACTTTCTAGCAAAGGgtatattttcatcattaaccatattattattagatgTAATTCCTAagatattatttaaatatattttatcatttttaataacatGATCTTTTGAGTTAATTTGTTCATCATGACTATCTATACTAGATTCTACATAAAGATGAAgatcatttttttcttcttctatAAATGGACTTAGAAATATCCAAtgtttaaaattaaatttaaatatataaaaatgttttttcgttaaaacaaaaaataataattttcttttatttttagattttacatttcttttaaatatattgaaatCTTCATCATTGGATTGTATATTACAATTTTGTTGAATATTATCATctgaattattatatttttctgtATGACTAGAATATGTTAATAATGAATCATGACTATAAAAATcatttgatatattattagaatAAAATGTATCTTCATAATCATCTTGtcttttttctatattatttctaattttttctctttctttttttttttctcttctagttttatatttcttataatcACTTGGACTTACTTCTTTATATGCAAATGTAGatataagtatattttttgtattcatataatgttttaaattattcctaataatattatcttGTATTAAATCAACTCGAGTTTCATAAGTATTACCAGATAAAAACTGTGCATAGCttacaatattattttgaaaatatttattcatgctaataaatatatcatatgaTTCATAacttatataattattattataatggATATATCCAAAAATTACAAGATTGTCGTTTATTTTACTTATACATATTCTTGTTAGGTCAACATATTTCCTTTCggaatatattattaattttatatctttatctTCAGTTATATTCTCTTCAAAATTGTCTGGTATAtaaatcaaataatatttatctaCTCCCAAGGCAATAAAGTACCACTCAACGCCTAAAAGAATggagaaaataaaatatatgcaaagaaagaaattttttttatataaatattaatatagaAATCGAACACCAccatgtatatatatttatatatatatatatatatt of the Plasmodium reichenowi strain SY57 chromosome 11, whole genome shotgun sequence genome contains:
- a CDS encoding hypothetical protein (conserved Plasmodium protein, unknown function), with product MKYEKKYWNDKGKKRNEKQLNDDNYRNNKKYQNDSGYNKVNNNNNKTQGEKGNYNNTPFLGNIKNKKYNYEANTIGFDKRNNNHEYIPSFNKKSGMHQKSKNSNLYYQDKYGRENKEKSPRYNYNRNKYNKNYHDGDHINNNNENYKSEYYNNYMDDGNHFDYMDDNNNNYNYMDDDNNNYNYMDDNSNNYNENINYNNNMNDQGKSIPDIRQEDINIELNKLHRDLHNLLFTSPKNNNINNINENNNLNLGDPMFLHNIMTKSSQDNFDEMEPLTNFNDSQNDFNKNFGNFFNSYDMNVKYKEKNMRGVENYEKDKNEVNDYGKHYNYNINNQNDQNDHNDHNDHNYEYDNDNKNRYHNLNNKGNFIKGNTTTNNSDVLSQLSILRNIPFNNTIEEEENDKTSKSEKTAMILNDLKKCLNKNESNINANTDNTLSGISNEGEEYIYENHMMKNHYVDKSHKNHNNNNDNNNYNNNNSNNNFHMYQEKNDNIVKYTSGMYNYMKNDNKSIEESSISNGSSVEDTNEYKTKKVEECTYNDMLFPKSKIEESLRVLNTLQVDIERVCCYIKHFIEPPEPLFEVMVNVFLDKKVSINSKMAIFYVYNHLIQELRNNLKNDLIKFNSIADKGLHIFVIPVLRHILEERGYEEMINKFFRCIGIWNDRNVYSKIVCDQLKSLQKNPNKKMDFSMKHPRYQAHSLLSNELSKFLPINFILKMPSTNNEHKKALQHKILSALFNNISKETLKEFQTDDIEEASKLSDKVMRMFGQELVLINSQILELSSLITDNNNHLVKIQNALEKLNE